In Pseudomonas hamedanensis, a single window of DNA contains:
- a CDS encoding ABC transporter permease, with protein sequence MFKLSPLGRRRFERFKKNRRGWWSLWLFIGLFVMTLGGELIANDKPLMVSYQGQWYFPVFKRHTEQAFGGQLPFQADYRSDYVQNLIRKDGGWLLFPPIPFSDDTPNYDLNKPAPSPPTSVNWLGTDDQARDVLARVIFGARVSILFALLLTLVSALIGIGAGALQGYYGGWVDLLGQRVLEVWSGLPVLYLLIILSGFVEPNFWWLLGIMALFSWLALVDVVRAEFLRGRNLEYVKAARALGLTDRKVIFRHILPNAMNATLSYLPFILTGAISTLTALDFLGFGMPAGSASLGELIAQGKQNLQAPWLGLTAFFTLALILSLLVFIGEALRDAFDPRS encoded by the coding sequence ATGTTCAAGCTTTCCCCGCTGGGCCGTCGACGCTTTGAGCGTTTCAAGAAAAACCGCCGCGGATGGTGGTCGCTGTGGCTGTTTATCGGACTGTTTGTCATGACGCTGGGCGGTGAGTTGATCGCCAACGACAAGCCGCTGATGGTCAGCTATCAGGGCCAGTGGTATTTCCCGGTGTTCAAACGCCACACCGAGCAGGCGTTCGGCGGGCAACTGCCGTTCCAGGCCGATTACCGCAGCGACTATGTGCAGAACCTGATCCGCAAGGACGGTGGCTGGCTGCTGTTTCCACCGATTCCGTTCAGTGACGACACCCCCAATTACGACTTGAACAAACCGGCGCCGAGTCCTCCGACATCGGTCAACTGGCTGGGGACCGACGACCAGGCGCGCGACGTGTTGGCACGGGTGATCTTCGGCGCGCGGGTTTCGATCCTGTTTGCCTTGTTGCTGACGTTGGTCAGCGCGCTGATCGGTATCGGCGCCGGGGCGCTGCAAGGCTATTACGGCGGTTGGGTCGACCTGCTCGGCCAGCGTGTGCTTGAGGTCTGGTCGGGACTGCCGGTGCTGTATCTGCTGATCATCCTCTCGGGTTTTGTCGAACCCAATTTCTGGTGGCTGCTCGGGATCATGGCGCTGTTTTCATGGTTGGCCCTGGTGGATGTGGTGCGCGCCGAATTCCTGCGCGGGCGCAACCTGGAATATGTCAAAGCGGCGCGCGCATTAGGCCTGACGGACCGCAAGGTCATTTTTCGGCACATCCTGCCCAATGCCATGAACGCGACGCTGAGCTATCTGCCGTTCATTCTGACCGGGGCGATCTCGACCCTGACTGCACTGGACTTCCTCGGCTTCGGCATGCCCGCCGGCAGCGCCTCGCTGGGTGAACTCATCGCCCAAGGCAAACAGAATCTGCAAGCGCCATGGCTCGGGCTGACTGCGTTTTTCACCCTGGCACTGATTCTTTCCCTGTTGGTTTTCATCGGCGAAGCGTTACGTGACGCTTTCGACCCTCGATCCTGA
- a CDS encoding microcin C ABC transporter permease YejB, producing the protein MWAYILRRLLLIIPTLVIILLVNFVIIQAAPGGPVEQAIAHLQGIGGAGTSVGGGASETLSGTSRASRGLDPQLIKDIEKQYGFDKPAHERLWLMLKNYAQLDFGKSFFRGATVTDLILEKMPVTISLGLWATLITYLVSIPLGIRKAVHHGSHFDIWSSTAIIIGYAMPAFLFAMFLIVVFAGGTSLNWFPVRGLVSDNFESLSTLGKIADYFWHLVLPVTALVIGGFATLTILTKNSFLNEITRQYVVTARAKGLSERRVLYGHVFRNAMLLVISGLPQAFISVFFAGSLLIEVIFSLDGLGRMSYEAAVSRDYPVVFGSLFIFTLFGLLIKLIGDLCYTLVDPRIDFAARNA; encoded by the coding sequence TCGAGCAGGCCATCGCCCACCTGCAAGGCATCGGCGGGGCCGGGACCAGTGTCGGCGGTGGCGCGAGCGAAACCCTCAGCGGCACGTCCCGCGCCAGTCGAGGCCTGGACCCGCAACTGATCAAGGACATTGAAAAACAGTACGGCTTCGATAAACCGGCCCACGAACGCCTGTGGCTGATGCTGAAAAACTATGCGCAACTGGACTTCGGCAAAAGCTTCTTTCGTGGTGCCACGGTGACCGATCTGATCCTGGAAAAGATGCCGGTGACGATTTCCCTCGGCCTTTGGGCGACCCTGATCACCTATCTGGTGTCGATTCCGCTGGGCATCCGCAAGGCCGTGCACCATGGCAGTCATTTCGATATCTGGAGCAGCACGGCGATCATCATCGGTTATGCGATGCCGGCTTTCCTGTTTGCGATGTTCCTGATTGTGGTGTTCGCCGGTGGCACCTCGCTGAACTGGTTTCCGGTGCGCGGCCTGGTCTCGGACAACTTCGAGTCACTGTCGACGCTGGGCAAGATCGCCGACTACTTCTGGCATCTGGTGTTGCCAGTGACGGCGTTGGTGATCGGCGGATTTGCCACGCTGACGATCCTGACGAAGAACTCGTTTCTGAATGAAATCACTCGCCAGTATGTGGTGACCGCAAGAGCCAAAGGCCTGAGCGAGCGTCGCGTTCTGTACGGGCATGTGTTTCGCAATGCAATGCTGCTGGTGATATCAGGCCTGCCCCAGGCTTTTATCAGCGTGTTCTTTGCCGGCTCATTGCTGATCGAAGTGATTTTCTCCCTCGACGGTCTCGGACGCATGAGCTACGAAGCGGCGGTGTCGCGCGATTATCCCGTGGTGTTCGGCTCACTGTTCATCTTCACCTTGTTCGGCCTTTTGATAAAACTGATCGGCGACCTCTGCTACACACTGGTGGACCCGCGTATCGACTTCGCTGCGAGGAACGCCTGA